In Cheilinus undulatus linkage group 16, ASM1832078v1, whole genome shotgun sequence, one DNA window encodes the following:
- the LOC121523567 gene encoding gastrula zinc finger protein XlCGF57.1-like: protein MSGFQDVSVLPTDVQKPLVNKEEPSELQGWSPSLDLEDTKPSHIKEEQEEVWISEDGKHLQGQEEPNNKFPFSLVLEKTEDDEEKPQPSQLHQIKTEQMETEANEEDFGESEQARSSDPESHLHPEIEVKIEDSSEPDAEDSDHMKCPTMYHLGLDSMERVKDQGPKTDDKLHCCSECGKIFKNEVNLTGHMRIHTRKKPLDYAKGGGSSSIEVNLPQHISHMVEKSFSCTECGKRYSHKSRLTYHLRSHTGEKPFSCPECGKQFRCKRNLTEHLRIHTGEIPFSCSVCGKGFIRKENLTQHMFIHTREKSFGCSECGKKFRLKGHLRQHVKIHVIEKTFSCSECGKCFNCKEYLTQHMRIHTGEKPLSCFECGKRFAWIGCLKKHMITHAGVKPFSCSECTKSFKDKETLNKHMRVHTGEKPLSCISCGQKFSWHAQLKRHKCVDGHSSEQLKGLPELKRRTETGANKEDCGGSEGARFSNTGRDLQPEIEVMLEDFSEPETEDFHDDSLRTRDRLSFSQGKIRKFQS, encoded by the exons ATGTCCGGGTTTCAGGATGTTTCAG TGCTGCCCACTGATGTCCAGAAGCCATTGGTGAATAAAGAAGAGCCTTCTGAGCTGCAGGGATGGAGCCCCAGCCTCGATCTTGAGGACACTAAGCCCtcacacattaaagaggaacaaGAGGAAGTGTGGATCAGTGAGGACGGAAAGCATCTTCAAGGGCAAGAGGAGCCTAATAATAAGTTTCCATTCAGTCTTGTTCTTGAGAAaactgaagatgatgaagagaaacctcagCCCTCACAGCTtcatcaaataaaaactgaacagatGGAAACAGAAGCTAATGAAGAGGACTTTGGGGAATCAGAACAAGCCAGAAGCTCAGATCCAGAGAGTCATTTACATCCAGAGATTGAGGTCAAGATTGAAGACTCTTCTGAACCTGACGCTGAAGACAGTGATCATATGAAGTGCCCAACAATGTATCATTTAGGTTTAGACTCCATGGAAAGAGTTAAAGATCAGGGACCAAAGACAGATGATAAATTGCAttgctgctctgagtgtggtaaaatattcaaaaatgaagtaaatCTAACTGGACACATGAGAATTCATACAAGGAAGAAACCCTTGGACTATGCTAAGGGTGGTGGAAGCTCTAGCATTGAAGTGAATTTGCCACAACATATAAGTCACATGGTTGAGAAATCTTTCAGCTGCACTGAGTGTGGCAAAAGATACAGCCATAAAAGTCGTCTGACATATCATCTGAGGagtcacacaggagagaaaccattcagCTGCCCTGAGTGTGGCAAACAATTTAGATGTAAACGCAATCTGACAGAACATTTAAGAATTCACACGGGAGAGATACCCTTCAGTTGCTCTGTGTGTGGGAAAGGGTTTATCCGCAAGGAAAACTTGACCCAACATATGTTCATTCACACAAGAGAAAAATCTTTTGGTTgttctgagtgtggtaaaaaattCCGCCTTAAAGGACATTTGAGACAGCATGTTAAAATTCATGTAATAGAGAAaaccttcagctgctctgagtgtggtaaatgttttaattgtaaAGAATATCTGACCCAACATATGCGCATCcatacaggagagaaaccccTAAGTTGCTTTgaatgtggtaaaagatttgCCTGGATAGGGTGTCTGAAAAAACATATGATAACTCATGCTGGAGTGAAACCCTTTAGTTGCTCTGAATGCActaaaagttttaaagataaagaaaCCTTGAACAAACACATGAGAGTTCATACAGGAGAAAAACCCTTAAGCTGCATTTCTTGTGGCCAAAAATTCTCATGGCATGCTCAGTTAAAAAGACACAAGTGTGTTGATGGTCATTCTTCAGAGCAGTTAAAGGGGCTACCAGAGCTGAAAAGGAGGACAGAGACAGGAGCCAATAAAGAAGATTGTGGAGGATCAGAAGGGGCCAGGTTTTCAAATACAGGCAGAGATTTACAACCAGAGATTGAGGTTATGTTAGAGGACTTTTCTGAACCTGAAACTGAAGACTTTCATGATGATTCCTTGAGAACAAGAGACCGTCTGTCATTTTCACAAGGAAAGATTAGGAAATTTCAGTCGTAG
- the LOC121523563 gene encoding gastrula zinc finger protein XlCGF57.1-like produces the protein MSEVQGLSVLPTDVRHVSVGEEQQVWSSCLDQEETKPPHIKEEQEELWIGQDEEKLQDQENIDIQFPFSYISVKTEDDEEKPQSIQQHEIKAEQMETGADREDYEGSEQARSSDPKRHLHPVIEVKIEDSSEPEAVGSNNVKCTVMYQSGLSSVERLRDQGQKTNEKLNSCSDCGKIFKKKRNLMTHMIIHTKDTILDCSKCDERFNLKAHLEQHMRIHVVAKPISCPECDKRFRHKGHLTDHLRTHTGEKPFSCSECGKRFSRKENLTQHMFIHTREKPFDCSECGKKFNLKGHLRQHMRIHMLEKPFCCSECGKAFTCKENLTQHMHVHMGEKPFNCSMCGNGFTRKETLTQHMFIHTKEKPFSCSECDKRFNRKGNLIQHMLIHTKEKPLSCSECSKRFAFKRSLKKHMMFHTGEKPFGCSECSKSFNDKANLSKHMRIHTGEKPLSCSSCDQRFSWYCQLRRHKCVSFSSELLKKQIKKKRKTVAGADVGYCGGSEGSRNSDPDRHAQPEIEVTIEDLSGPETEDFHGYEDS, from the coding sequence tgCTTCCTACTGATGTTCGGCATGTGTCTGTGGGTGAAGAGCAGCAGGTTTGGAGCTCCTGCCTGGACCAGGAGGAAACTAAGCCTCCACACATcaaagaggaacaggaggaactgTGGATTGGTCAGGATGAAGAAAAGCTTCAAGACCAGGAGAACATTGATATTCAGTTCCCATTTAGTTATATTTCTGTGAAgactgaagatgatgaagagaaacctcagTCAATACaacaacatgaaataaaagctgaacaGATGGAAACAGGAGCTGATAGAGAGGACTATGAAGGATCAGAGCAAGCCAGGAGCTCAGATCCAAAGAGACATTTACATCCAGTGATTGAGGTCAAGATTGAAGACTCTTCTGAACCTGAGGCTGTAGGCAGTAACAATGTGAAGTGCACAGTAATGTATCAGTCAGGTCTAAGCTCTGTGGAAAGACTTCGAGATCAGGGACAAAAGACCAATGAGAAACTGAATAGCTGTTCTGATTGtggtaaaatattcaaaaagaaaaggaatCTAATGACACACATGATAATTCACACAAAGGATACAATCCTGGACTGCTCTAAGTGTGATGAAAGATTTAACCTTAAAGCACATCTGGAACAACATATGAGAATTCACGTGGTGGCAAAACCCATCAGCTGCCCAGAGTGTGACAAAAGATTTAGACATAAAGGTCATCTAACAGACCATTTAAGGACAcatacaggagagaaacccttcagttgCTCTGAGTGTGGCAAAAGGTTTAGTCGGAAGGAAAATCTTACACAACATATGTTCATTCACACCAGAGAGAAACCCTTTGATTGCTCTGAGTGTGGCAAAAAATTCAACCTTAAAGGACATCTGAGACAACATATGAGAATACACATGCTTGAGAAacctttctgctgctctgagtgtggtaaagcTTTTACTTGTAAAGAAAATCTGACCCAACACATGCATGTTCATATGGGAGAGAAACCCTTTAACTGCTCTATGTGCGGTAATGGATTTACACGTAAAGAAACTCTAACCCAACACATGTTCATTCATACAAaagagaaacccttcagttgCTCTGAGTGTGATAAACGGTTTAACCGTAAAGGAAATCTAATCCAACATATGCTCATTCACACAAAAGAGAAACCCCTTAGTTGCTCTGAGTGTAGCAAAAGATTTGCCTTTAAAAGATCTCTGAAAAAACATATGATGtttcacactggagagaaaccctttggTTGCTCTGAGTGCTCTAAAAGTTTTAATGACAAAGCAAATTTGAGTAAACACATGAGAATTCATACAGGAGAAAAACCCTTAAGCTGCAGTTCTTGTGACCAAAGATTCTCATGGTATTGTCAATTAAGAAGACACAAGTGTGTTAGTTTTTCTTCAGagctattaaaaaaacaaataaagaaaaaaagaaagacagtaGCAGGAGCTGATGTAGGCTATTGTGGAGGATCAGAAGGAAGCAGGAACTCAGATCCAGACAGACATGCACAACCAGAGATTGAGGTTACCATAGAGGACCTGTCTGGACCGGAAACTGAAGATTTTCATGGTTATGAAGATTCCTAG